One stretch of Rosistilla oblonga DNA includes these proteins:
- the rimO gene encoding 30S ribosomal protein S12 methylthiotransferase RimO, with the protein MQLPIISAPNNAEPQAAPLADGDARGSYAVISLGCPKNTVDTEQMLGQLHEFGYRLVDNPDGADFVVVNTCGFIDSARQESMGAIDEMLDLKQQGKLRGVIVTGCLAERQRDQLMAARPEIDGMLGVFGRDDIVDVANRFVDGIAEQRTVFRPAPIQALPDNRRLGITPQHFAYLKISEGCDRLCTFCAIPKMRGKHASKPIEQVVAEARRMAESGVRELNVVAQDTTYYGLDLYGKTRLNELLQQLDAIDGLDWIRLMYFYPMYIDDQLLDTIASAKRIVPYIDMPLQHASDSMLRRMSRRVNRADTEVLLKKMRSRIDNLVMRTTFITGFPGETEQDVDQLYEFIETHQFERLGIFTYSLEPDTPAAKLPNPVPADVAEARRARLMQLQQEMAFDWNQQRVGTQADVLIDRPLPDQPGVWIGRTAADAPDIDGLVFVSEQDSPLDQGLMVRSEIVASQGYDLVAVPTEAPR; encoded by the coding sequence ATGCAACTGCCGATCATTTCCGCACCGAACAACGCAGAACCGCAGGCCGCCCCCTTGGCAGACGGTGACGCGCGTGGCAGTTATGCGGTCATCAGTCTTGGCTGTCCCAAAAACACCGTCGACACCGAACAGATGCTCGGCCAGCTGCACGAGTTCGGATACCGCTTGGTCGACAATCCCGACGGAGCCGATTTTGTTGTCGTCAATACATGCGGCTTCATCGATTCGGCTCGTCAGGAATCGATGGGCGCGATCGATGAGATGTTGGACCTCAAACAGCAGGGCAAACTGCGTGGCGTGATCGTCACCGGATGCTTAGCCGAACGGCAACGCGACCAATTGATGGCCGCTCGTCCCGAGATCGACGGGATGTTGGGAGTCTTTGGCCGCGACGACATCGTCGACGTCGCCAACCGATTTGTCGATGGAATCGCCGAACAGCGAACCGTCTTCCGCCCCGCACCGATCCAAGCCCTGCCCGACAACCGGCGGCTTGGCATCACCCCACAGCACTTCGCCTATCTGAAGATCTCCGAGGGCTGCGACCGATTGTGCACGTTCTGCGCGATCCCGAAGATGCGCGGCAAACATGCCAGCAAGCCGATCGAACAGGTCGTCGCTGAGGCGCGGCGGATGGCGGAAAGCGGCGTCCGCGAATTAAACGTCGTCGCCCAAGACACCACGTATTACGGGCTGGACCTCTACGGCAAAACCCGCCTGAACGAACTGCTGCAACAGCTCGATGCGATCGATGGCCTCGATTGGATCCGACTGATGTATTTCTATCCGATGTACATCGACGACCAATTGTTGGATACGATTGCGTCGGCCAAGCGAATCGTCCCCTACATCGACATGCCGCTGCAGCACGCCAGCGATTCGATGTTGCGTCGGATGTCGCGCCGCGTGAACCGCGCCGACACCGAAGTGCTACTGAAAAAGATGCGGTCGCGGATCGATAATCTCGTCATGCGAACGACCTTCATCACCGGTTTCCCTGGCGAAACCGAGCAGGACGTCGATCAATTGTATGAGTTCATCGAAACGCATCAGTTCGAACGGCTAGGGATCTTCACCTATTCGTTGGAACCGGACACACCGGCGGCCAAACTGCCCAACCCGGTGCCAGCCGACGTTGCCGAAGCTCGCCGCGCCCGGCTGATGCAGTTGCAGCAGGAGATGGCGTTTGATTGGAATCAGCAACGTGTTGGAACGCAGGCCGATGTCCTGATCGACCGACCGCTGCCCGATCAGCCTGGCGTCTGGATCGGCCGAACCGCCGCTGACGCTCCCGATATCGACGGATTGGTCTTTGTCTCGGAACAGGATTCACCGTTGGATCAGGGCCTGATGGTGCGATCGGAGATCGTGGCGTCGCAAGGTTACGACCTCGTCGCAGTGCCAACCGAAGCCCCACGGTAA
- the pgsA gene encoding CDP-diacylglycerol--glycerol-3-phosphate 3-phosphatidyltransferase yields the protein MTTATTTTTTPPSIYNVPNLLTTIRFFLAIGVVVLLAYQEYWSALVAFSVAAGTDWMDGYWARKYGQVTKLGRIFDPFVDKIIICGTFIALVAIDDSNVAPWMAIVIVARELLVTSLRGMIEGSGGDFSARWSGKWKMVLQCAAIILVLIGLGMRDAPAWILHATTLTLWSAVALTLYSGWEYILAATRMLRDGAKS from the coding sequence ATGACTACCGCCACGACGACAACGACCACGCCGCCATCGATCTATAACGTTCCGAATCTACTGACGACGATCCGGTTCTTCTTAGCGATCGGCGTCGTCGTGCTGCTGGCTTACCAAGAGTATTGGTCGGCGCTCGTAGCGTTTTCGGTCGCTGCGGGGACCGACTGGATGGACGGCTACTGGGCTCGTAAATACGGCCAAGTCACCAAACTGGGAAGAATCTTCGACCCCTTCGTCGACAAGATCATCATCTGCGGAACCTTTATCGCGTTGGTGGCGATCGATGATTCAAACGTCGCCCCATGGATGGCGATCGTGATCGTCGCCCGAGAACTTTTGGTCACCTCGCTGCGGGGAATGATCGAAGGAAGCGGCGGCGACTTTTCGGCTCGCTGGTCGGGCAAATGGAAGATGGTTTTGCAGTGTGCCGCGATTATCTTGGTCCTGATCGGACTGGGAATGCGCGACGCGCCAGCTTGGATTCTGCATGCCACCACGCTAACGCTATGGTCAGCCGTTGCGTTAACTCTCTACTCCGGATGGGAGTACATACTGGCCGCCACAAGAATGTTACGCGATGGCGCCAAATCTTAG
- a CDS encoding DUF3302 domain-containing protein → MFLDYVALCMILIVLVILFYTFIYIHELPYESAKHRNHPQQDAIYVACWLSLFTLHAIWPLVFLWALSHKEDTATAETEPGTPAHPDLLARLAELESRIKEMEQEAAGKPSKGARGK, encoded by the coding sequence GTGTTTTTGGACTATGTAGCGCTGTGTATGATTTTGATCGTTCTGGTCATACTCTTCTACACATTCATCTATATCCATGAATTGCCGTACGAATCGGCAAAACATCGGAATCATCCCCAACAGGATGCGATCTACGTCGCGTGTTGGTTGAGCCTATTCACGCTGCACGCGATCTGGCCGTTGGTCTTTCTGTGGGCGTTGTCGCACAAAGAGGATACCGCCACGGCGGAGACCGAACCGGGAACGCCAGCCCATCCCGATCTGCTGGCGCGGCTGGCTGAATTGGAATCTCGGATCAAAGAGATGGAGCAAGAGGCTGCCGGCAAACCATCGAAAGGGGCACGTGGAAAATGA
- a CDS encoding HlyD family secretion protein, producing MIELILGTYGAACWLIFKKFKLVPITTYTICTAVLGGMFLLVGLLILLSVCHPVSHDGRFYSTVTQIVPQVRGKVIEVPVTTNAPLKAGDVLFRIDPKPYQLEVDRLEASLAGMNAKVSQLDARLASAQAATEVARSNLLVSESDYDRQARISLEISQAQIEQTQTRLELAKANLERSTELAQSGAASQRELDSDQARVAALEAELLQAKSAEQKAQETLASGGNRLKAARDALKQAEAQEREARVALEAESDGVNPDVRQAMAELERKRWELEQTVLRAPTDGYVTQVTLRPGQMATPFSPNSAMLFIPNEKQMLVARYPQNAIAGIEPGMDAELAFQAYPGRIFPAKVEYVFDIIPEGQFLGAGRVQGGPDASVGDDIPVKFVFGEDVEELNLPTGAHVSIAVYTHNFHALAIVRKIILRIKSWENYVFFMKNFDAVH from the coding sequence ATGATTGAATTAATCTTGGGCACCTATGGCGCCGCATGTTGGTTGATCTTTAAAAAGTTCAAACTGGTTCCGATCACCACCTACACCATCTGCACCGCCGTGCTGGGCGGAATGTTCCTGTTGGTCGGGTTGTTGATCCTGTTGTCGGTCTGCCATCCGGTCAGCCATGACGGCCGCTTCTATTCGACAGTCACTCAGATCGTGCCGCAGGTTCGGGGCAAGGTGATCGAAGTCCCGGTGACGACCAACGCTCCGTTAAAAGCTGGCGACGTCTTGTTCCGCATCGATCCCAAGCCTTACCAGTTGGAAGTCGATCGACTGGAAGCGAGCCTGGCCGGGATGAACGCGAAGGTATCACAGCTGGACGCCCGCCTCGCGTCGGCTCAAGCCGCGACCGAGGTCGCGCGTTCGAACCTGTTGGTTTCGGAATCCGATTACGACCGCCAGGCGAGGATCTCGTTGGAGATCTCGCAAGCGCAAATCGAACAAACGCAAACCCGCTTGGAATTGGCAAAAGCGAATCTCGAGCGAAGCACCGAACTTGCGCAGTCCGGTGCCGCATCGCAGCGTGAACTCGATTCCGACCAGGCGCGCGTCGCCGCCTTGGAAGCGGAACTTTTGCAGGCGAAAAGCGCCGAACAGAAAGCGCAGGAGACACTGGCATCGGGAGGCAATCGCTTGAAGGCGGCTCGCGATGCTCTCAAGCAGGCTGAGGCTCAAGAACGCGAAGCCCGCGTCGCGCTGGAAGCCGAAAGCGACGGCGTGAACCCCGATGTGCGGCAAGCGATGGCCGAACTGGAACGCAAACGCTGGGAGCTGGAACAAACGGTCCTCCGCGCACCGACCGACGGCTACGTGACACAGGTCACGCTTCGCCCCGGCCAGATGGCAACTCCCTTCTCACCCAACTCGGCGATGCTGTTTATCCCTAACGAGAAACAGATGCTGGTCGCCCGGTATCCGCAAAACGCGATCGCGGGGATCGAACCGGGGATGGATGCGGAACTCGCGTTCCAAGCCTATCCGGGGCGGATCTTTCCGGCGAAAGTCGAATACGTTTTCGACATCATCCCCGAGGGACAATTCCTCGGAGCCGGCAGGGTACAAGGCGGGCCCGATGCAAGTGTGGGAGACGATATCCCCGTGAAGTTTGTCTTTGGCGAAGACGTCGAAGAGCTCAACCTGCCGACGGGAGCCCACGTGAGTATCGCTGTCTACACTCACAACTTCCACGCCCTGGCGATCGTTCGCAAGATCATCCTGCGAATCAAGAGCTGGGAGAACTACGTCTTCTTCATGAAGAACTTCGACGCGGTTCACTAA
- a CDS encoding histidinol-phosphatase HisJ family protein: protein MLYESHSHTPLCKHAQGTPQEYAAAAHRAGMPGITITCHNPMPDKFSAHVRMEPEQWDEYKRIVAEAAEEWRGKVDVRLGLEADYYPGHVDFVRQQIADNPLSYVIGSVHPQTPEYRRDYRTDDPLQDQITYFNMLADAAETKLFDCISHPDLIKNETPEDWQTERLIDTIASVLDRIAASGTAMELNTSGRYKRITEMNPFPQMLQMIREREIPVVIGADAHVPERVGEGYPEALAILKQAGFDEVVYFVDRQPQGVSIDEALKFAWVK from the coding sequence ATGCTTTACGAATCCCATTCTCATACTCCGCTTTGCAAACACGCTCAGGGAACGCCTCAAGAATACGCCGCCGCAGCTCATCGAGCCGGAATGCCGGGGATCACGATTACCTGCCACAACCCGATGCCCGATAAGTTCTCGGCGCATGTCCGGATGGAGCCCGAGCAGTGGGACGAATACAAGCGGATCGTCGCCGAGGCGGCTGAGGAGTGGCGTGGGAAGGTCGACGTGCGGTTGGGGCTGGAGGCCGACTACTATCCCGGGCACGTCGATTTTGTCCGCCAGCAAATCGCTGACAACCCGCTAAGCTATGTGATCGGATCGGTCCATCCGCAGACTCCCGAGTACCGCCGCGATTATCGCACCGACGACCCGCTGCAGGATCAGATCACCTACTTCAACATGCTCGCCGACGCTGCTGAGACGAAGTTGTTCGATTGCATCTCGCACCCCGACCTGATCAAAAACGAAACGCCCGAAGATTGGCAAACCGAGCGTTTGATCGACACGATCGCCAGCGTGCTGGATCGAATCGCTGCGTCGGGGACGGCGATGGAGTTAAACACCAGCGGCCGCTACAAACGGATCACCGAGATGAATCCGTTCCCGCAGATGTTGCAGATGATCCGCGAGCGAGAGATCCCCGTCGTGATCGGCGCCGACGCTCATGTGCCCGAACGTGTTGGCGAGGGATATCCCGAGGCGCTGGCCATTTTGAAGCAGGCCGGGTTCGACGAGGTCGTCTATTTTGTCGACCGCCAACCCCAGGGCGTTTCGATCGACGAAGCGCTCAAGTTCGCTTGGGTGAAATAG
- a CDS encoding sensor histidine kinase, protein MFRMLSGIFSSMSLERKCLLFFGAALLLLMFFAFSIVEVIAQRLVSQKIQQSAKDYANTILAREHWRVMMTDAVKKQRQQIIGKQKVDDESLDKLLARDWETLDKLDVYLLKKKKHSAEVIALDEGPTLQDLRPPVLSTDPEERAKLQALEHRYRDYLTQHYTENRPNFLEASELDDNDNFMHLTLQPLFEERGPVGDRYIFYDPIFFKPICMTCHTSPNFNFFSDLPNDEFAEQLVAATPFRAVRVSMPYKETEASATWIRAVVMALAMLIIAITLAVLHMILRYLVLHPLQHLRDVSDSISRGNTELRAEIDTEDEFNELADAFNRMLRHLTETQDQLREVNRELDQRVDQLAQLNLQLYEANRLKSDFLANMSHELRTPLNSIIGFSDVLKGLQTLTDKQRNYASNIEKSGRVLLEMINDILDLAKVEAGKMEVRPTRFDIVSVVSSQCDMVRSLSNEKNIDLSIDADDDLPRVLQDQNKIGQILTNLLGNAIKFTPEGGLITAKIELTDGDRFRLSVTDTGIGIPEDDQKVIFEKFRQSKVVLDNDGLTREFSGTGLGLSIVKELCKLLGGEVTFTSELGRGSTFIVTLPLELRIDETAEHSDAMLDSIKAAVR, encoded by the coding sequence ATGTTCCGAATGCTATCGGGCATCTTTTCATCGATGAGCCTGGAGCGGAAGTGTCTGCTGTTCTTCGGTGCAGCCCTTCTGCTGCTGATGTTCTTCGCGTTTTCGATCGTCGAAGTCATCGCACAGCGGCTGGTTTCTCAAAAGATCCAACAGAGCGCCAAGGATTACGCCAACACGATCCTCGCCCGCGAGCACTGGCGGGTGATGATGACCGATGCTGTCAAAAAGCAGCGGCAACAGATCATCGGCAAACAGAAGGTCGATGACGAATCGCTCGACAAACTGCTGGCGCGCGATTGGGAAACGCTCGACAAGCTAGACGTCTACCTGCTGAAAAAGAAGAAGCACTCCGCCGAGGTGATCGCTTTGGACGAGGGGCCGACGCTGCAGGATCTGCGGCCCCCGGTGCTGTCGACCGATCCCGAGGAGCGAGCCAAACTGCAGGCGTTGGAGCACCGCTACCGCGACTACCTGACTCAGCACTACACCGAAAACCGTCCGAATTTCCTCGAGGCTTCCGAGCTCGACGATAACGACAACTTCATGCATCTGACCCTCCAGCCGCTGTTCGAAGAGCGTGGACCGGTGGGCGATCGGTACATCTTCTATGATCCGATCTTCTTCAAACCGATCTGTATGACGTGCCACACCAGCCCGAACTTCAATTTCTTCAGCGACCTGCCAAACGACGAGTTCGCTGAACAATTGGTTGCCGCGACGCCGTTTCGAGCCGTCCGGGTCAGCATGCCCTACAAAGAGACCGAGGCCTCGGCGACGTGGATCCGCGCTGTTGTAATGGCGCTGGCGATGTTGATCATCGCGATCACTTTGGCTGTGCTGCACATGATCCTGCGGTATTTGGTCCTGCATCCGCTGCAGCACTTGCGAGACGTCAGCGATTCGATTTCCCGCGGTAACACCGAACTGCGAGCCGAGATCGATACCGAAGATGAATTCAACGAACTCGCCGACGCGTTCAACCGGATGTTGCGTCACCTCACCGAAACGCAGGACCAGTTGCGCGAGGTCAATCGCGAACTCGACCAGCGCGTCGATCAACTGGCTCAATTGAACTTGCAACTGTACGAAGCGAACCGGCTGAAAAGCGACTTCTTGGCCAACATGAGCCACGAATTGCGGACGCCGCTGAACAGCATCATCGGATTTTCCGATGTCCTCAAAGGGCTGCAGACGCTAACCGACAAGCAGCGGAACTACGCGTCGAACATCGAAAAGAGCGGCCGGGTGCTGCTGGAGATGATCAACGACATCCTCGACCTCGCAAAAGTCGAAGCTGGCAAAATGGAAGTTCGCCCGACGCGGTTCGACATCGTTTCGGTTGTCAGTTCGCAGTGCGATATGGTCCGCAGCCTATCGAACGAAAAGAACATCGATCTCTCGATCGACGCCGACGACGACTTGCCACGCGTCTTGCAGGATCAAAACAAGATCGGCCAGATCCTGACCAACCTGCTGGGCAATGCGATCAAGTTCACGCCCGAAGGCGGACTGATCACGGCCAAGATCGAACTGACCGATGGAGATCGCTTTCGGTTGTCGGTCACCGACACCGGAATCGGGATCCCAGAGGATGACCAGAAGGTCATCTTTGAAAAGTTCCGGCAGAGCAAGGTCGTGCTGGACAACGACGGCTTAACCCGCGAGTTCTCGGGCACGGGGCTGGGACTGTCGATCGTCAAAGAGCTGTGCAAACTGCTCGGCGGCGAGGTCACGTTCACCAGCGAACTTGGACGCGGCAGTACGTTTATCGTCACGCTGCCGCTGGAACTGCGGATCGATGAGACCGCGGAGCACTCCGACGCGATGCTCGATTCCATTAAGGCTGCAGTTCGTTAG
- a CDS encoding response regulator: MNIKLLVVDDHEVVRLGLRNLLTDVEVEIVGEAVSSAEALEFLTKQTPDIVLLDIRMQGGDGLAALGRIKLDYPELPVVLLSAYDNPTYVARAVALGAAGYLLKDCDRTKLVEAIRLCAGGGSAWTRDELRRVTGALATPRIASDIDVPLTQRESEVLRQMALGLTNKEIAKALDISYETVKEHVQHILRKVGVTDRTQAAVWAVRKNLV; encoded by the coding sequence ATGAATATTAAGTTACTCGTTGTAGATGACCACGAAGTTGTTCGCTTAGGTTTGCGAAACCTGTTGACCGACGTCGAGGTGGAGATCGTCGGTGAAGCGGTTAGCTCTGCCGAAGCGCTCGAGTTTCTGACAAAACAGACCCCCGACATCGTGTTGCTGGACATCCGCATGCAAGGTGGCGATGGTTTGGCCGCTCTGGGGCGTATCAAGCTCGATTACCCCGAACTGCCAGTCGTGCTGCTGTCGGCTTACGACAATCCAACCTATGTCGCTCGCGCCGTCGCGTTGGGCGCCGCTGGTTATCTGTTGAAGGATTGCGATCGGACCAAGCTTGTCGAAGCGATTCGTTTGTGTGCCGGTGGCGGTTCGGCGTGGACTCGCGACGAACTGCGCCGCGTGACCGGAGCGTTGGCGACGCCGCGGATCGCTTCGGACATCGACGTTCCGCTGACTCAGCGCGAGAGCGAAGTGTTGCGACAGATGGCGTTGGGCTTGACCAACAAAGAGATCGCCAAAGCGTTGGACATCAGCTACGAAACTGTCAAAGAGCACGTCCAGCACATTCTTCGCAAGGTCGGCGTCACCGACCGCACCCAGGCAGCAGTTTGGGCGGTTCGCAAGAACTTGGTCTAA
- a CDS encoding Gfo/Idh/MocA family protein yields MPIDRRNFIASAAAAGALTAAPAIHGAQKNATYRTALIGSGWWGMNILREAVASQRVKVVAICDVDEDKRDLAAEEIEDLCGDQAKTYGDFRQMLDREEIDIVIIATPDHWHALNAIAALEKGCHVFVEKPTGHTIGESRAMVDVAQATGRIVQVGLHRRIGPHHVAANQFLRDGNVGTIGAVRMFVNSRGGPERPSRNSEPPETLDWDMYCGPAPLRPFNRKIHPGGFRHFLDFANGTLGDWGVHWLDQMLMWSEEKSPKSVYSTGGRPVFGPAVLSESEQTTDAPDSQVAVYQFESFTATWEHRKFAGHGPERHNVGCYFYGDRGTLHIGWRDGWTFYPSDSKKAIQHQDAQLQEPDGHNMQLLWADFLQAIESGKQPACSALIGHQATNLSLLGMLSLKLGRSIAWDGETETIPGDEEANRLLRREYRGPWQYPS; encoded by the coding sequence ATGCCGATCGACCGTCGAAATTTCATCGCCTCCGCCGCCGCAGCGGGCGCGTTAACCGCAGCCCCAGCTATCCATGGTGCTCAAAAGAACGCAACCTATCGAACTGCGTTGATCGGGTCGGGCTGGTGGGGGATGAACATCTTGCGCGAAGCTGTCGCATCGCAGCGGGTTAAGGTCGTCGCGATCTGTGACGTTGACGAGGACAAACGAGATCTCGCTGCCGAGGAGATCGAAGACCTCTGCGGCGACCAAGCGAAGACCTACGGCGATTTCCGCCAGATGCTCGATCGCGAGGAAATCGACATCGTGATCATCGCCACGCCCGACCACTGGCATGCTTTGAATGCGATCGCGGCCCTCGAGAAGGGCTGTCACGTGTTCGTCGAGAAACCGACAGGGCATACGATTGGCGAGAGCCGCGCGATGGTCGACGTGGCTCAGGCGACCGGCCGGATCGTTCAGGTCGGCCTTCATCGGCGGATCGGGCCGCACCACGTCGCTGCTAACCAGTTCCTTCGCGATGGGAACGTCGGCACGATCGGTGCGGTGCGGATGTTCGTCAACAGCCGCGGAGGCCCCGAGCGACCGTCGCGAAACTCGGAACCGCCAGAGACGCTCGACTGGGACATGTACTGCGGCCCCGCTCCGCTACGCCCCTTCAATCGCAAGATTCATCCCGGCGGCTTCCGCCACTTCCTCGACTTTGCCAACGGCACCCTCGGCGACTGGGGCGTCCACTGGTTGGATCAGATGCTGATGTGGTCGGAGGAGAAATCGCCCAAGAGCGTCTATTCGACGGGCGGCCGCCCGGTGTTTGGGCCGGCGGTCCTTAGCGAATCCGAACAGACGACCGATGCTCCCGACAGCCAGGTCGCTGTCTACCAATTCGAATCGTTCACCGCGACTTGGGAGCATCGCAAGTTCGCCGGTCACGGGCCCGAACGACACAACGTCGGTTGCTATTTTTACGGCGACCGCGGCACGCTGCACATCGGATGGCGCGACGGTTGGACTTTTTATCCCTCCGATTCCAAGAAGGCGATCCAACACCAAGACGCTCAACTGCAGGAGCCCGATGGGCACAATATGCAGCTGTTGTGGGCCGATTTTCTGCAAGCGATCGAGTCGGGAAAACAACCGGCATGCAGCGCTCTGATCGGCCACCAAGCGACCAATCTCAGCCTGCTGGGGATGCTGTCGCTGAAGCTTGGGCGGAGCATCGCCTGGGATGGCGAAACCGAAACGATCCCCGGCGACGAGGAAGCGAACAGGTTGCTGCGCCGCGAATATCGTGGCCCCTGGCAATATCCAAGCTAG
- a CDS encoding metallophosphoesterase encodes MLILLGHFGLHLTFYNRINATGLPRWQIKLVERTIAVECFLFPLLLLWYPSPASLPMWLQVYSWICLTAIVVLGIPWLIYRPLFGIQWLPIERQVTHVAVDQVLPESPIGSLRCRINAAIPMNQITELAIEQKHLPVAGLPQQLEGLRLAHFSDIHLTGDMLPSFYRYVSDQLMQWQPEIVCVTGDIVDRPHCIPWLSECFGTITAPGGCYFILGNHDTRVTDPNQVREAMQGMGWTDLGGIAKRIPLRDTEIAIAGNELPWFGPAPAFPESSEPEFRVLLSHSPDQIAWARRNAVHLMLAGHTHGGHGRLPLIGPLLSPSRYGSRFASGEFDLPPTTMHVTRGLFGTHMQRFRCPPELSLLTLHQRDRTSS; translated from the coding sequence ATGCTCATTCTGTTAGGCCATTTCGGGCTGCACTTAACGTTCTACAATCGCATCAATGCAACCGGCCTGCCGCGATGGCAAATCAAGCTGGTCGAGCGCACGATTGCTGTCGAGTGCTTCCTGTTCCCGCTGCTTCTGCTGTGGTACCCATCGCCGGCGTCGCTGCCGATGTGGCTGCAGGTCTACAGCTGGATCTGCCTGACGGCGATCGTGGTGCTGGGAATTCCCTGGTTGATCTACCGCCCTCTATTTGGAATTCAGTGGCTGCCAATCGAGCGTCAGGTGACTCACGTCGCTGTCGACCAGGTCCTCCCCGAATCCCCGATCGGCTCGCTGCGATGCCGGATCAACGCCGCGATCCCGATGAACCAGATCACCGAGCTGGCGATCGAGCAAAAACATCTTCCCGTCGCCGGCCTGCCACAGCAGTTGGAAGGATTGCGGCTTGCGCATTTCTCCGACATCCACCTGACGGGCGACATGCTCCCTTCGTTCTACCGCTACGTTTCCGATCAACTGATGCAGTGGCAGCCGGAGATCGTTTGCGTGACGGGCGACATCGTCGATAGACCGCACTGCATCCCATGGCTGTCGGAGTGTTTTGGTACGATCACGGCTCCCGGCGGTTGCTATTTCATCCTCGGAAATCACGACACCCGCGTCACCGATCCGAACCAGGTTCGGGAAGCGATGCAGGGGATGGGATGGACCGATCTGGGAGGCATCGCCAAACGGATCCCGCTGCGCGATACCGAGATCGCGATCGCCGGGAACGAACTGCCTTGGTTCGGTCCCGCACCGGCATTCCCTGAATCGAGTGAACCAGAGTTCCGTGTGCTGTTGAGCCACTCGCCCGACCAAATCGCCTGGGCTCGCCGCAACGCAGTCCATCTGATGCTGGCGGGGCACACACACGGCGGACACGGCCGCTTGCCATTGATCGGCCCACTACTCTCCCCCAGCCGCTACGGCAGCCGCTTTGCCTCGGGAGAATTCGACCTGCCACCAACCACGATGCATGTCACGCGCGGCCTATTCGGAACCCACATGCAACGCTTTCGCTGCCCACCGGAACTATCGCTGCTGACGCTTCATCAACGCGACCGCACGAGTTCGTGA
- a CDS encoding SMP-30/gluconolactonase/LRE family protein — translation MTQRITATPFYRPSDAALRFLPEGPYPNGPSKMSWVAIQHGADATQGSLNVFDFESGNNRSHVLPGRPGFAFPCDDGHSFVAGCERTLGIFHPSEMTWSPFCENIDEAVEGTVINDGLVWENNLIFGTKDLEFKTLKAGLYLWRGSDRSLIQLRNDQVCSNGKAIVEVDGKTFLIDIDSPTRKIVRYPIDIAAGTLGDAEVVVDLTADPGVPDGAIVTPDGGSVIVSIYNPNPAPHGETRQYDMKTGELVTVWETPGSPQNTCPNLIEHDGKVHLVITTAVEHMPEDRQADAPQAGSLFIAPTEFESVGNNPRFPLGSL, via the coding sequence ATGACTCAAAGAATCACTGCGACTCCGTTTTACCGACCGTCCGATGCGGCATTGCGTTTCCTTCCCGAAGGGCCCTATCCCAACGGCCCTTCCAAGATGAGCTGGGTTGCGATTCAGCACGGTGCCGATGCGACGCAAGGATCGTTGAACGTCTTCGATTTTGAATCCGGCAACAACCGATCGCACGTTTTGCCCGGTCGCCCCGGATTTGCATTCCCCTGCGACGACGGACATTCGTTTGTCGCCGGTTGCGAACGGACGCTGGGGATCTTCCATCCGTCGGAGATGACGTGGTCTCCCTTCTGCGAAAACATCGACGAAGCCGTCGAAGGGACCGTGATCAACGACGGTTTGGTTTGGGAGAACAATCTGATCTTCGGGACCAAAGATCTGGAATTCAAGACGCTCAAAGCGGGGCTGTATCTGTGGCGGGGCAGCGATCGCAGTTTGATCCAACTGCGCAACGATCAGGTCTGCAGCAATGGCAAAGCGATCGTGGAGGTCGACGGCAAGACCTTCCTGATCGACATCGACTCGCCGACGCGGAAGATCGTTCGCTATCCGATCGACATCGCAGCGGGAACGTTGGGCGATGCGGAAGTTGTCGTCGATCTGACCGCCGACCCGGGAGTTCCCGACGGCGCGATCGTGACGCCCGACGGTGGATCGGTGATCGTTTCGATCTACAACCCGAACCCCGCACCGCACGGCGAGACGCGGCAATACGACATGAAGACGGGCGAATTGGTAACGGTCTGGGAAACTCCCGGTTCGCCGCAGAACACTTGCCCCAACCTGATCGAGCACGATGGCAAGGTGCACCTGGTGATCACGACAGCGGTCGAGCATATGCCTGAAGATCGGCAAGCCGACGCGCCGCAAGCGGGCAGCCTGTTCATCGCGCCGACCGAATTCGAATCGGTCGGCAACAACCCCCGTTTCCCGTTGGGCTCGCTGTAA